In Candidatus Promineifilum breve, one genomic interval encodes:
- the rsmI gene encoding 16S rRNA (cytidine(1402)-2'-O)-methyltransferase: MLYLVATPIGNLGDVTLRALDVLRAVDYVASEDTRKTGLLLKHFDIKKPQIAFHEHNEEQAGGRIVALLQGGQSVAVVSNAGTPGVADPGFTLVRRAIAQELPVTMIPGPSALIMALVLSGLPSHSFTFRGFPPRKSGKRRTFLEIDKESPHTLIFYESPHRLREFLADALAVYGDRPAAVANELTKLFESVRRGSLSELIAQLAETEPRGEYVVVIGGRIQ; encoded by the coding sequence ATGCTCTATCTGGTGGCGACGCCCATTGGCAACCTCGGCGACGTGACGCTCCGGGCGCTGGACGTATTGCGCGCCGTCGATTACGTCGCCAGCGAGGACACGCGCAAGACCGGCCTGTTGCTGAAGCATTTCGACATCAAGAAGCCGCAAATCGCCTTCCACGAGCACAACGAGGAACAGGCCGGCGGCCGGATCGTCGCCCTGCTGCAAGGCGGGCAATCGGTGGCCGTGGTGTCCAATGCCGGCACGCCGGGCGTGGCCGACCCCGGCTTCACACTGGTGCGGCGGGCCATCGCCCAGGAATTGCCGGTGACGATGATCCCCGGCCCGTCGGCGCTGATCATGGCCCTGGTGTTGTCCGGCCTGCCGTCCCATAGCTTCACCTTTCGCGGTTTCCCGCCGCGCAAGAGCGGCAAGCGGCGGACGTTCCTCGAAATCGATAAGGAATCCCCGCACACGCTGATCTTCTATGAATCTCCCCACCGGCTGCGGGAGTTCCTGGCCGACGCGCTGGCCGTCTACGGCGACCGGCCGGCGGCCGTGGCGAACGAATTGACCAAACTGTTTGAATCGGTGCGCCGTGGCTCCCTCTCCGAACTCATTGCCCAATTGGCCGAAACCGAGCCACGCGGCGAGTACGTCGTGGTCATCGGCGGGCGTATCCAGTAG
- the aroA gene encoding 3-phosphoshikimate 1-carboxyvinyltransferase, protein MADPRKIIVTHQATPLSGVITVPGDKSISHRAVLLAALAEGKSIIRNWLPAGDTLATLEVVRALGVPVEIQKRSAHSWELRIEGRGLRGLRRPNAPLDCRNAGTAIRLLAGVMAGQSFPSVLDGSEQLRKRPMGRVTEPLRLMGADIKSEGGFAPLSLRPAALHGIEYTMPVPSAQVKSAILLAGLYTNHVVRVHQPGPARDHTERLLVAMGTIINTQDGWVTLGEAPLGGRRLLPLDMTVPGDFSSAAFPLVAATIVPHSRITIRQVGVNATRTGLLEILRAMGANVTIANQQVTGGELIADLSVEFNELHPTDVGGPTVVRAIDEFPIWAVAATQAAGAGTVRDAAELRVKEVDRIAVLAGELRRLGGQMDEHADGFTVHGPQQLRGAGVDSHDDHRLGMALAVAGLAAEGTTLVHDAACMADSFPGFVETMRQLGAAIEWVDAG, encoded by the coding sequence ATGGCCGATCCGCGTAAAATCATCGTCACGCATCAGGCGACGCCGCTTAGCGGTGTGATCACCGTGCCGGGCGACAAATCGATCAGCCACCGGGCGGTCTTGCTGGCCGCGTTGGCCGAGGGCAAGAGCATCATCCGCAATTGGCTGCCGGCCGGGGATACACTGGCGACGCTGGAAGTCGTGCGCGCGCTGGGTGTGCCGGTCGAGATCCAAAAACGGTCGGCCCACTCGTGGGAGCTGCGCATCGAAGGGCGTGGGCTGCGCGGCTTGCGGCGGCCCAATGCCCCGCTCGACTGCCGCAATGCGGGCACGGCGATCCGCTTGCTGGCCGGGGTGATGGCCGGGCAATCCTTTCCGTCGGTGCTGGACGGCAGCGAGCAGTTGCGCAAGCGGCCGATGGGCCGCGTGACGGAACCGCTGCGCCTGATGGGCGCGGACATCAAGTCGGAAGGCGGGTTTGCGCCCCTCTCATTGCGCCCGGCCGCGCTGCACGGCATCGAGTACACCATGCCCGTGCCCAGCGCCCAGGTGAAAAGCGCCATACTCTTGGCCGGCCTCTATACCAACCACGTCGTCCGCGTCCACCAGCCCGGCCCGGCGCGCGATCATACCGAGCGGTTGCTCGTCGCCATGGGCACGATTATCAATACCCAGGACGGCTGGGTGACATTGGGCGAAGCGCCATTGGGCGGCCGGCGCTTGCTGCCGCTGGACATGACCGTGCCCGGCGACTTCTCCTCGGCCGCCTTCCCGTTGGTGGCGGCCACCATCGTGCCCCATTCACGGATCACCATTCGCCAGGTGGGCGTCAATGCCACGCGCACCGGGCTGCTGGAAATCCTGCGGGCCATGGGCGCCAACGTGACCATCGCCAACCAGCAGGTGACCGGCGGCGAGTTGATCGCCGATCTGTCGGTCGAATTCAACGAACTCCACCCCACCGACGTCGGCGGGCCGACCGTGGTGCGGGCCATCGATGAGTTCCCGATTTGGGCCGTGGCCGCCACCCAGGCCGCCGGGGCGGGCACGGTGCGCGACGCGGCCGAACTGCGGGTGAAGGAAGTGGATCGCATCGCCGTGCTGGCCGGTGAATTGCGCCGCCTGGGCGGGCAGATGGACGAGCACGCCGACGGCTTCACCGTCCACGGGCCGCAACAGCTGCGCGGCGCGGGGGTCGATAGCCACGACGACCACCGGCTGGGCATGGCCCTGGCCGTGGCCGGGCTGGCGGCCGAGGGCACGACGCTGGTTCATGACGCCGCCTGCATGGCCGACAGCTTCCCCGGCTTTGTCGAGACGATGCGCCAGTTGGGCGCGGCCATCGAGTGGGTGGACGCGGGCTAG